aattattttttttttttatttttttttttttattttttttttttttgtatattccATTTTGAGtttcatttattaatataaaaatacacaTATTTAACACAGAGagatataattatgattatattttgtttgtttttatattacttGTTATGCTTTTTTATCTTGGATATTACGTGTGAATATTTTTTGCTCCTAATCGAAGCATCAAATATGTACAAATCGAACTTGTTCGtaatttcatttattaaatcgtctttattataaacaGCTTCAAATTTATCATATGTCATAATCTACAAAATATGgaagataaagaaaatgttAACATGAAtttgtatacatatatatatatatatatatatatatatatatgtatatacgTACGTACGTAGGTATGTACGTATAATAGTATGTACGTATAATAGTATGTACGTATAATAGTATGTACGTATAATAGTATGTACGTATAAAagtatgtatgtatgtgtgtgtgtgtgttggtgtatatatatgtttctACATATATGTCTATTTATGTGTCTATGTATGTACgtttataattttttgtatttcatttttgaagtatgattataattaaaaattaacattcattttattcttGATGTTTTTGATTTTACCTTTCTAATTTTTCTCAATTTATTTTCGATTGCTAGTTTTTTCCATTTGTCGCTATTGTCATTTACTAATATTAGAACAGAAGAGTAATAGGAGTGTCTGAGTTCACTGGAAAAGTATgggaaaaaataattaatgtaaatatattttaatatgtataagtaacatataacaaaaaaaggtagaaaataacaaaacagaattatatatatatatatataaatgtgtgtgtttatatttatggtTACATGCTGAAATTATAGTGTTTTcctatattatatattgatgACAAATCAAAGttacaatatattaaataagaATCATAAAATAGATTTTCTTGTTGCTCATTTAAAGgttcttctttttctcctctatcaaaaatataattatatgcCTTATAAAAAGTACTTTGCTCAATAACATATTCATCgcttttttttaaatttattgaattctcattaatattattattattattattgttattttttattttaatattaggatgtatttttttatttaacctttgatttttattatttaataagaTAGCTTTCTGGAACTTTTCATATTTCtgattatttttaacataCCTTAAAAATTTGctgttttctttttttttcttttctaatatttctttctttttattcttaattttcattttaacGTAATTCAAATGAGcacaatttttttaaatataatatatacaaatgtatttatgtagtaacaaaataaaacaaaaaaatattattattatatatatatatatatatataatatatgattaatatatatatttttatatattagggaaaaatatatataatatatatatatataaatatatacacaattagatttattatttaaaaacaaaaaaaaaaatatattacaataatacttattattttatataactatatatattataatattttatcatattattataatttattgaAATGTTGTccttaatattattattactaatatattttttgtaattttatatacaaatattatattatatatatgtatatatatatatatattttttttttttttttataaaatcatgaatatataattattttttctaaaataatatattttattttttttttttttttttttatatcgGGCACAGTAAAATTCTAAGgtgaattaaaaaaaattaatgcatataagaaataatatatattatatgtattaaataatttatgtatatagtataaataattatacatacatatatataatatatatatatatatatatatatatatatatatatatatatatattatattatataatataatatagtattatgtatgtatgtatgttttttttttttttttttttcttagtgtttaaatttaatatatattaaaaaatatagNNNNNNNNNNNNNNNNNNNNNNNNNNNNNNNNNNNNNNNNNNNNNNNNNNNNNNNNNNNNNNNNNNNNNNNNNNNNNNNNNNNNNNNNNNNNNNNNNNNNNNNNNNNNNNNNNNNNNNNNNNNNNNNNNNNNNNNNNNNNNNNNNNNNNNNNNNNNNNNNNNNNNNNNNNNNNNNNNNNNNNNNNNNNNNNNNNNNNNNNNNNNNNNNNNNNNNNNNNNNNNNNNNNNNNNNNNNNNNNNNNNNNNNNNNNNNNNNNNNNNNNNNNNNNNNNNNNNNNNNNNNNNNNNNNNNNNNNNNNNNNNNNNNNNNNNNNNNNNNNNNNNNNNNNNNNNNNNNNNNNNNNNNNNNNNNNNNNNNNNNNNNNNNNNNNNNNNNNNNNNNNNNNNNNNNNNNNNNNNNgtatatatttaataatatatatatgtatatatttatttatattataatatattcatatatttacgtacatacatttatatatattgttctTCGTTCCTTTCCCCATGTACACATAGAaccttatttttttttttttattttttttttattattttttttttttttttttttttttttttttttttttttttattttattattttttttttttttttgtggAATGGCCCACACATTTTTGAAACGTTGTGGATGTAAAGAATAcgatttatttttaaaaaataaaggaaaggtatgttgttattttaatttttataaaaaggaaagTGTTCATAACAATGTAGtaagtaatataaataatgagaATGATAAGAATCATTTtagtaaaaatatgaatgtCGATTATGATAATAGTTGTGTTAatagttataataatgagaaaagaaaagataTAATTTTACATAAATCATTTAGTTTGTTACAAAATTGTAATGTTAAGGAGACGATAgacatattaaatatatatataaaattaaaaaatgaaaacatagaatttttaaagaatatatgTTTGAATTTATTAATGAATAAAGAAAAGATAAGACATATGGAAGTTTTGattttgttaaaaaaattttctgttataaaatgtaaagattattatttattttgttattttaaagaaatattaattgACAATATGCATGTATTTAATTTTGAAGAAttaatagatatatatttttgttatacaaatttaaattatttcgattataatttttattttttaattgaGAAAAGGATATTTCATAATTTCCATAAAATCGATATAAAAAGATTAATTATGTTAATACAATGTTTTAATAAGAAGCGAATAATATCTAGAAATTATATGactatattattatatagtatatcaaaaaatatgaataatatgaatatatttgaGTTATGtgttcttttttcattttttaaaaaattccatataaataatacaatacTTATAAGTACTTTAATTCATCGATTTAATTATCAAGTTACTATAAATGAAGCGcctaaatatatttctatgttttataattttttatcttaTGTTAAACGAAAATGTGttgaaaattataaaatgttcCAAGAAAACAAAGAGTTGTTACATATGATACAGAATGGgaatgaaatatttattactaaaaaaaattttgaatatgaaaatggggaaaaaattttaaataacaaattaaaggaagaaaataataaaatacataatgATGTATTTGATGATTCTGATAAAAATTTGGTATTATTTTCTAaggaattaaaaaaaggaatagaaaatacatatatagaACAATGTGATGAATTAGATAAAATAAgagaaaaaacaaattatattaaatataatcgttacaatatgaatatattatatataatacaaaatagCTTGAAAAACATGGAAATAATAACTAGGAAacatataaagaatatgaaTGTTATGTCATTGTGTTTATTATCATGTTCTATATctcatattaataaaaataaatatatgctTGAACAGATTGCCGAATCCATTGGTAAGAATTCAACAAAATTATCTCCCGCATTAGTTagttcttttttattatcttttagTAAATGTGGTCATAAACATGGTCctttaatttattattctcttgactttttttataaatattatagaatttttgatatgaataatattgGATTGTTTTGTAAGGCCTTACATcttttttgtataaaagaaaatgaatttATTGATAAACtcaataattatatgataaatataaaaaatacaaataataatattagcAACATAATATTTGATAATATGTCTGGTGAAAACCATCACGTAGTATGtacaaataattattttaagaGTGATGACCATGgggaaaataatataacaagtgatgatataaataatttatgttatc
The genomic region above belongs to Plasmodium reichenowi strain SY57 chromosome 13, whole genome shotgun sequence and contains:
- a CDS encoding hypothetical protein (conserved Plasmodium protein, unknown function); translated protein: MAHTFLKRCGCKEYDLFLKNKGKVCCYFNFYKKESVHNNVVSNINNENDKNHFSKNMNVDYDNSCVNSYNNEKRKDIILHKSFSLLQNCNVKETIDILNIYIKLKNENIEFLKNICLNLLMNKEKIRHMEVLILLKKFSVIKCKDYYLFCYFKEILIDNMHVFNFEELIDIYFCYTNLNYFDYNFYFLIEKRIFHNFHKIDIKRLIMLIQCFNKKRIISRNYMTILLYSISKNMNNMNIFELCVLFSFFKKFHINNTILISTLIHRFNYQVTINEAPKYISMFYNFLSYVKRKCVENYKMFQENKELLHMIQNGNEIFITKKNFEYENGEKILNNKLKEENNKIHNDVFDDSDKNLVLFSKELKKGIENTYIEQCDELDKIREKTNYIKYNRYNMNILYIIQNSLKNMEIITRKHIKNMNVMSLCLLSCSISHINKNKYMLEQIAESIGKNSTKLSPALVSSFLLSFSKCGHKHGPLIYYSLDFFYKYYRIFDMNNIGLFCKALHLFCIKENEFIDKLNNYMINIKNTNNNISNIIFDNMSGENHHVVCTNNYFKSDDHGENNITSDDINNLCYHIKKKLDNDMSKLYYEDINDYCHKDLLNNEKEKNVDKKKIINNLNKIKDHKYVNFSYIDYENIKKKNYYKNNLYNINNNIGSKYNIYINNIVYILEYYAFLLVNNINILKLLCNIFINSELNYILYSRIFYAFYILQFNDNIIYKLIHKFILHQPLYEVMYKEKHIIKIIEALKYYDDNKNEDKNSDIYFYVLPKKTFSFIFNFSKYFLTYIFLRKNENFLKSYLYPIKTLPFYNDESIYLHVSCNLFNKRL
- a CDS encoding hypothetical protein (conserved Plasmodium protein, unknown function), producing MKIKNKKKEILEKKKKENSKFLRYVKNNQKYEKFQKAILLNNKNQRLNKKIHPNIKIKNNNNNNNNINENSINLKKSDEYVIEQSTFYKAYNYIFDRGEKEEPLNEQQENLFYDSYLIYCNFDLSSIYNIGKHYNFSIELRHSYYSSVLILVNDNSDKWKKLAIENKLRKIRKIMTYDKFEAVYNKDDLINEITNKFDLYIFDASIRSKKYSHVISKIKKHNKNFTTLQLNEDNFVEDVDQATRKAFADLNKGSTHSIPIGFLNLGKEKLYDNIQQATKRMLEFYEQKNVSVVSINLRYMSMTIPLYIHALKNIIHPGYY